A stretch of Planococcus citri chromosome 5, ihPlaCitr1.1, whole genome shotgun sequence DNA encodes these proteins:
- the LOC135847112 gene encoding homeobox protein OTX1-like isoform X2 gives MYYCSCLLFFSFFMVFSNVDSASVHKRGLQLPTNINLDLKLGKGSAAKNAEAPPPTDGSHKTVINAPFGLASLTITTSNNNKKPSSSSSSSSAIKEPGKPCNTDSEYIETNDNKKPLNIGGSSGTLGGQGGAFFGPPHMRPHSEFGPPPPPPHDYHHHPHPDSHYPPPPSSHHFHHHPPPPPPHHSHHHHPDCHHGEGEFFPSFTSSTEIPFVPEVKPDPKITTVAPPKEKIPEVTSAASSTTQNVDLLIDEIFSGSNSNSAGSTTTTRSNIDANNAEQTGEGVLDIRMPTPAPSKPKRSRS, from the exons ATGTATTATTGTTCGTGTTTGTTGTTCTTCTCATTTTTCATGGTGTTTTCCAACGTTGATTCCGCTTCAG TACACAAACGCGGTCTGCAGCTCCCTACAAACATCAACTTAGACCTCAAACTTGGCAAAGGATCCGCAGCCAAAAACGCCGAAGCACCTCCTCCCACCGACGGTTCCCATAAAACAGTAATAAATGCACCTTTCGGCCTAGCATCGTTGACCATCACCAccagtaataataataaaaaaccatcgtcatcgtcttcgtcttcgtctgCCATCAAAGAACCTGGTAAGCCTTGCAATACGGACTCTGAATACATCGAGACCAACGATAATAAGAAACCCTTAAATATCGGTGGTTCGAGTGGCACATTAGGAGGTCAAGGAGGCGCGTTTTTCGGACCACCGCATATGCGACCCCATTCAGAGTTTGGACCCCCTCCACCACCACCGCATGACTATCACCATCATCCTCATCCAGACTCTCATTACCCTCCACCTCCATCTTCTCATCATTTCCATCACCAtcctccacctcctcctccaCATCACTCTCATCATCATCACCCTGACTGTCACCACGGTGAGGGTGAATTTTTCCCCTCGTTTACTAGCAGTACTGAAATTCCATTCGTTCCAGAGGTTAAACCGGATCCGAAAATCACCACCGTTGCTCCGccgaaagaaaaaattccagaGGTTACGAGTGCCGCTTCGAGTACTACCCAGAATGTTGATTTATTGATTGATGAGATATTTAGTGGATCGAATTCGAATTCGGCTGGTTCGACGACGACAACTAGAAGCAATATTGATGCGAATAATGCGGAGCAGACTGGCGAAGGTGTATTGGATATCAGAATGCCAACGCCAGCACCGTCGAAACCGAAACGTTCGCGTTCGTGA
- the LOC135847112 gene encoding homeobox protein OTX1-like isoform X1, with the protein MGFFNKMYYCSCLLFFSFFMVFSNVDSASVHKRGLQLPTNINLDLKLGKGSAAKNAEAPPPTDGSHKTVINAPFGLASLTITTSNNNKKPSSSSSSSSAIKEPGKPCNTDSEYIETNDNKKPLNIGGSSGTLGGQGGAFFGPPHMRPHSEFGPPPPPPHDYHHHPHPDSHYPPPPSSHHFHHHPPPPPPHHSHHHHPDCHHGEGEFFPSFTSSTEIPFVPEVKPDPKITTVAPPKEKIPEVTSAASSTTQNVDLLIDEIFSGSNSNSAGSTTTTRSNIDANNAEQTGEGVLDIRMPTPAPSKPKRSRS; encoded by the exons atgggttttttcaa CAAGATGTATTATTGTTCGTGTTTGTTGTTCTTCTCATTTTTCATGGTGTTTTCCAACGTTGATTCCGCTTCAG TACACAAACGCGGTCTGCAGCTCCCTACAAACATCAACTTAGACCTCAAACTTGGCAAAGGATCCGCAGCCAAAAACGCCGAAGCACCTCCTCCCACCGACGGTTCCCATAAAACAGTAATAAATGCACCTTTCGGCCTAGCATCGTTGACCATCACCAccagtaataataataaaaaaccatcgtcatcgtcttcgtcttcgtctgCCATCAAAGAACCTGGTAAGCCTTGCAATACGGACTCTGAATACATCGAGACCAACGATAATAAGAAACCCTTAAATATCGGTGGTTCGAGTGGCACATTAGGAGGTCAAGGAGGCGCGTTTTTCGGACCACCGCATATGCGACCCCATTCAGAGTTTGGACCCCCTCCACCACCACCGCATGACTATCACCATCATCCTCATCCAGACTCTCATTACCCTCCACCTCCATCTTCTCATCATTTCCATCACCAtcctccacctcctcctccaCATCACTCTCATCATCATCACCCTGACTGTCACCACGGTGAGGGTGAATTTTTCCCCTCGTTTACTAGCAGTACTGAAATTCCATTCGTTCCAGAGGTTAAACCGGATCCGAAAATCACCACCGTTGCTCCGccgaaagaaaaaattccagaGGTTACGAGTGCCGCTTCGAGTACTACCCAGAATGTTGATTTATTGATTGATGAGATATTTAGTGGATCGAATTCGAATTCGGCTGGTTCGACGACGACAACTAGAAGCAATATTGATGCGAATAATGCGGAGCAGACTGGCGAAGGTGTATTGGATATCAGAATGCCAACGCCAGCACCGTCGAAACCGAAACGTTCGCGTTCGTGA
- the LOC135846212 gene encoding uncharacterized protein LOC135846212 isoform X1 — protein MYDSSCFLVVCVACCFIAASCSPVTRLQQVAGPLEHEIAQLPQVQSVAVARLQRSPEPILGLLGFKSHHHHHGGGGGGYYEGGGGHHHHHHGHHGGGGGYGHGGGYGPGYGNGGGGAGFAGSSAQAGSFAGNGGGFGGGGLSQSQASSNSASFQAGPFSASFSSSQAASGSNSLGGFGGFYRRK, from the exons atgtacGATTCGTCGTGTTTTTTAGTGGTTTGTGTAGCTTGTTGCTTCATCGCTGCGAGTTGTTCTCCTGTAACACGATTACAACAAGTTGCTGGACCTTTGG AACACGAAATCGCTCAATTACCCCAAGTACAAAGCGTAGCCGTAGCCAGACTTCAAAGATCTCCAGAACCAATTTTAGGCCTACTCGGATTTAAATCACATCATCACCATCACGGAGGCGGAGGCGGAGGCTACTACGAAGGTGGCGGCGgtcaccatcaccatcatcacGGCCATCATGGTGGCGGCGGTGGATACGGACACGGTGGCGGATACGGTCCAGGCTACGGTAATGGTGGTGGCGGCGCCGGATTCGCCGGAAGCTCAGCTCAAGCTGGAAGTTTCGCCGGAAACGGCGGCGGTTTCGGAGGAGGTGGTTTAAGTCAAAGTCAAGCATCTAGTAATTCAGCCAGCTTCCAAGCTGGACCATTTTCTGCAAGTTTCTCATCTAGTCAAGCCGCCTCTGGTAGCAATTCGTTAGGCGGATTTGGAGg ATTTTACAGAAGGAAATAA
- the LOC135847112 gene encoding uncharacterized protein LOC135847112 isoform X3: protein MGFFNKMYYCSCLLFFSFFMVFSNVDSASVHKRGLQLPTNINLDLKLGKGSAAKNAEAPPPTDGSHKTVINAPFGLASLTITTSNNNKKPSSSSSSSSAIKEPEVKPDPKITTVAPPKEKIPEVTSAASSTTQNVDLLIDEIFSGSNSNSAGSTTTTRSNIDANNAEQTGEGVLDIRMPTPAPSKPKRSRS, encoded by the exons atgggttttttcaa CAAGATGTATTATTGTTCGTGTTTGTTGTTCTTCTCATTTTTCATGGTGTTTTCCAACGTTGATTCCGCTTCAG TACACAAACGCGGTCTGCAGCTCCCTACAAACATCAACTTAGACCTCAAACTTGGCAAAGGATCCGCAGCCAAAAACGCCGAAGCACCTCCTCCCACCGACGGTTCCCATAAAACAGTAATAAATGCACCTTTCGGCCTAGCATCGTTGACCATCACCAccagtaataataataaaaaaccatcgtcatcgtcttcgtcttcgtctgCCATCAAAGAACCTG AGGTTAAACCGGATCCGAAAATCACCACCGTTGCTCCGccgaaagaaaaaattccagaGGTTACGAGTGCCGCTTCGAGTACTACCCAGAATGTTGATTTATTGATTGATGAGATATTTAGTGGATCGAATTCGAATTCGGCTGGTTCGACGACGACAACTAGAAGCAATATTGATGCGAATAATGCGGAGCAGACTGGCGAAGGTGTATTGGATATCAGAATGCCAACGCCAGCACCGTCGAAACCGAAACGTTCGCGTTCGTGA
- the LOC135846212 gene encoding uncharacterized protein LOC135846212 isoform X2, translating into MYDSSCFLVVCVACCFIAASCSPVTRLQQVAGPLEHEIAQLPQVQSVAVARLQRSPEPILGLLGFKSHHHHHGGGGGGYYEGGGGHHHHHHGHHGGGGGYGHGGGYGPGYGNGGGGAGFAGSSAQAGSFAGNGGGFGGGGLSQSQASSNSASFQAGPFSASFSSSQAASGSNSLGGFGG; encoded by the exons atgtacGATTCGTCGTGTTTTTTAGTGGTTTGTGTAGCTTGTTGCTTCATCGCTGCGAGTTGTTCTCCTGTAACACGATTACAACAAGTTGCTGGACCTTTGG AACACGAAATCGCTCAATTACCCCAAGTACAAAGCGTAGCCGTAGCCAGACTTCAAAGATCTCCAGAACCAATTTTAGGCCTACTCGGATTTAAATCACATCATCACCATCACGGAGGCGGAGGCGGAGGCTACTACGAAGGTGGCGGCGgtcaccatcaccatcatcacGGCCATCATGGTGGCGGCGGTGGATACGGACACGGTGGCGGATACGGTCCAGGCTACGGTAATGGTGGTGGCGGCGCCGGATTCGCCGGAAGCTCAGCTCAAGCTGGAAGTTTCGCCGGAAACGGCGGCGGTTTCGGAGGAGGTGGTTTAAGTCAAAGTCAAGCATCTAGTAATTCAGCCAGCTTCCAAGCTGGACCATTTTCTGCAAGTTTCTCATCTAGTCAAGCCGCCTCTGGTAGCAATTCGTTAGGCGGATTTGGAGggtaa